Proteins encoded within one genomic window of Gracilimonas sp.:
- a CDS encoding DUF2459 domain-containing protein — protein sequence MTRVYSFFMLLFLFFATGCLRPVTDLYPEEKEQRPVPAYVVDHGWHTAIAFEGEYLREKIPEHKALPETEFLMIGWGDNKYYQAEQATVGLFLRAAFWPTGSVMHVVGFDEGVESHFAGNEIVMVHLSERGMEQMACYIEGRFHEGEGEKLEYVAAGLYPNSAFFKAKDLYFFPKTSNKWTARVLRKSGFPITPFYALTASNVIRQVK from the coding sequence ATGACACGTGTTTACAGCTTTTTTATGTTGCTGTTTCTGTTTTTTGCAACAGGCTGTTTGCGCCCGGTTACTGATTTATATCCCGAGGAGAAAGAACAGCGTCCGGTTCCGGCTTATGTAGTGGATCACGGCTGGCATACAGCCATTGCTTTTGAAGGTGAATATCTGAGAGAAAAAATTCCCGAACATAAGGCTCTGCCTGAAACCGAATTTTTGATGATAGGCTGGGGAGATAACAAATATTATCAGGCTGAGCAGGCGACGGTTGGACTGTTCCTCCGAGCTGCTTTCTGGCCCACCGGAAGTGTAATGCATGTAGTGGGTTTTGATGAAGGTGTGGAAAGCCATTTTGCTGGAAACGAGATTGTAATGGTACATCTTAGCGAACGAGGTATGGAACAAATGGCTTGCTACATAGAAGGCCGATTCCACGAGGGTGAGGGTGAAAAGCTGGAATATGTTGCTGCCGGATTATATCCGAATAGTGCGTTCTTCAAAGCAAAGGATTTATATTTCTTCCCCAAAACATCCAACAAATGGACGGCTCGCGTCCTTCGCAAAAGCGGGTTTCCCATCACCCCGTTTTATGCTCTTACTGCTTCGAATGTAATACGACAGGTGAAGTGA
- a CDS encoding site-specific integrase — MPKKKLTHPFITNLDKPKKRTEYYDTVVNGLLLRVTKTGHKAFALAYGTKGKRYTIGTFPSVGLAEARDVAKKLKIEIALGNDPQAEKVANRNKPKAKTVADLAKVFEKKHFPTLRQSTRDDYKRRINNTIIPKLGKIPLETITRLDIIELLEEIAEDNNAPVNSNRIRSILSSMFSFGVNRGMLDHNIVLTIKPLGKVSTRKRYYTPEEIVSIWDAFELEEEPYRSLFKMLLICGQRSGETRQTRWDHIQKGVWTIPAELTKANRTHEVPLPFMALEVLRDVKNYSWDSDYLFKSPVLDNEPVDWLQKAAGRVRRASKVEDFRLHDLRRTAATYMAGMRTDRTVLGKILNHKGLAGDDQVTAIYDRYNYREEKKTALTKWNTKLDKILRGEVKSTNLLKMSS; from the coding sequence ATGCCAAAAAAGAAATTAACACACCCGTTCATTACGAACCTTGATAAACCAAAAAAACGAACTGAGTATTATGACACAGTTGTCAATGGTTTGTTGTTGCGGGTCACGAAAACCGGACACAAAGCATTTGCTTTAGCTTACGGCACTAAAGGAAAGCGGTATACCATTGGAACCTTTCCAAGTGTTGGCCTTGCTGAAGCAAGAGATGTAGCTAAAAAGCTTAAAATTGAAATTGCCCTGGGTAATGATCCCCAAGCTGAGAAAGTTGCCAACCGGAATAAACCAAAAGCAAAAACAGTGGCAGACTTAGCGAAGGTCTTTGAGAAGAAGCATTTTCCCACTCTAAGACAGTCAACCAGGGATGATTACAAAAGAAGAATTAACAATACGATTATTCCGAAGCTCGGAAAGATTCCCTTAGAAACAATTACTCGCCTTGATATCATAGAGTTGCTGGAGGAGATTGCCGAAGATAATAATGCGCCGGTAAATTCAAATCGAATCCGATCTATCTTATCAAGCATGTTTTCTTTTGGCGTGAACAGGGGAATGCTTGATCATAATATCGTACTTACCATCAAGCCTCTCGGTAAAGTAAGCACGAGAAAAAGATATTATACACCCGAAGAAATCGTAAGTATATGGGATGCTTTTGAGCTTGAAGAAGAACCTTATCGCTCATTATTTAAAATGCTACTGATCTGTGGCCAACGATCGGGTGAAACAAGACAAACGAGATGGGATCATATACAAAAAGGGGTCTGGACTATACCTGCTGAATTAACTAAAGCAAATCGTACACATGAGGTGCCGCTTCCTTTTATGGCATTAGAGGTACTACGAGATGTGAAAAATTATTCTTGGGATTCAGACTATTTATTCAAGTCCCCGGTACTGGATAATGAGCCTGTCGATTGGCTACAGAAGGCGGCCGGGAGGGTTCGAAGGGCATCGAAGGTGGAAGACTTTCGCTTGCATGACTTGCGAAGGACTGCGGCCACCTACATGGCTGGTATGAGAACGGACCGGACTGTGCTGGGAAAGATTTTGAATCATAAAGGCTTGGCCGGTGACGATCAGGTGACAGCCATTTACGACCGGTATAATTACCGGGAGGAAAAGAAAACAGCTTTAACCAAATGGAACACCAAATTAGATAAAATACTCAGAGGAGAAGTTAAGAGCACAAATTTACTTAAAATGAGTTCATAG
- a CDS encoding AlpA family phage regulatory protein — MKTTIKIIRPTELAEALSVSTVTVWRMEKRGDLPPRRKISQGTSGWLESDLMEWLKERPTVEELFNKDGEGEK, encoded by the coding sequence ATGAAAACTACGATCAAAATCATACGACCTACTGAACTGGCCGAAGCTCTTTCTGTTTCTACCGTTACTGTTTGGCGGATGGAAAAACGAGGCGACCTACCACCAAGAAGAAAAATATCCCAAGGAACCTCTGGGTGGTTGGAATCCGATTTAATGGAATGGCTAAAAGAACGCCCTACTGTAGAAGAACTCTTTAACAAAGATGGGGAGGGTGAAAAATGA
- a CDS encoding AAA family ATPase, translating to MKKPTPNKGLADSQNNAQQNIANPDQELNNPKLNHSITKRLSDIESKQVEWLWQGRIALGKVTLLAGDPGLGKSLITTDMAARISSGATWPDGSDNNPGEVLIISAEDDPADTIRPRFEAANGDINKAIVIYAVLNNKGDSVKKEFFDLSNGIAALTEILTQRNIKLIIIDPISAFMSTVDSHNNSKVRSALRPLAEIAKRHHTAVLAVSHLNKGGDQPQYRIMGSLAFTAAARSVWIVVKDKNDPQRRLVLPIKNNLAPDTGGLAYSISENRDGLPIVNWEKDPVEVTVEQAFTENSNKEKPKIDEAVDWLHALLKEGPMESTEIKNLSKKDSVASWRTIEKAKERLGVQAYADGSPAHEGKWKWKLKTADFPYSDPAVLNNPEENQGESKPDKNTD from the coding sequence ATGAAAAAGCCAACCCCTAATAAAGGACTGGCTGATTCACAAAATAATGCTCAACAGAATATAGCTAATCCTGATCAAGAATTAAACAATCCTAAGCTAAATCATTCTATTACAAAGCGGTTAAGTGACATTGAGTCAAAACAAGTAGAATGGTTATGGCAAGGTAGAATTGCACTGGGTAAAGTTACCCTTTTAGCTGGTGATCCTGGTCTCGGTAAAAGTTTAATAACTACTGACATGGCCGCCAGAATTTCGAGTGGCGCCACATGGCCGGATGGAAGTGATAATAACCCGGGAGAAGTACTAATTATTAGTGCTGAAGATGACCCTGCAGACACAATCAGACCTCGATTTGAAGCGGCTAATGGCGACATCAATAAGGCAATCGTTATTTACGCTGTCCTTAATAACAAAGGAGATAGTGTCAAAAAGGAGTTTTTCGACTTATCGAATGGAATTGCTGCTCTCACTGAAATTTTAACCCAAAGAAATATTAAGCTTATAATCATCGATCCCATTTCTGCATTTATGAGTACGGTAGATTCGCATAATAACTCAAAGGTAAGAAGTGCCTTGAGGCCCTTAGCAGAAATAGCGAAGAGGCATCATACAGCAGTACTTGCAGTCTCTCACTTAAACAAGGGTGGTGATCAGCCACAATATAGAATTATGGGTTCTTTAGCCTTTACCGCAGCTGCGAGATCCGTTTGGATTGTAGTAAAGGACAAGAATGATCCACAAAGGCGGCTTGTATTACCCATTAAGAATAACTTAGCACCTGATACTGGTGGTTTGGCCTATTCAATCTCTGAAAACAGAGATGGACTTCCAATCGTAAATTGGGAAAAAGATCCAGTGGAGGTTACTGTTGAGCAAGCTTTCACGGAGAATTCAAATAAAGAAAAGCCAAAAATCGATGAGGCAGTGGATTGGCTACATGCCTTGCTAAAAGAAGGGCCAATGGAATCGACTGAAATTAAAAACTTATCTAAAAAAGATAGTGTTGCAAGCTGGAGGACTATCGAAAAAGCCAAAGAAAGGTTAGGAGTCCAAGCTTATGCAGACGGTAGCCCTGCACACGAAGGTAAATGGAAATGGAAACTTAAGACCGCAGACTTTCCTTATTCAGATCCTGCGGTCTTAAATAATCCGGAAGAAAACCAAGGTGAGAGTAAACCTGATAAAAATACAGATTAG
- a CDS encoding JAB domain-containing protein, whose translation MNTQTETDKFPYMAEVELTYKASPERTRWSICCPEDAYGMLMDIFPDGRLDLKEIFYLVLLDNSKNCLGFSKISEGGKTATIVDVSEVAVTALLGNANSVVLAHNHPSCHKKFSTADIQLTKRIKEALKILGIALDDHILVTRDGFVSMRNRGLM comes from the coding sequence ATGAATACTCAAACTGAAACCGACAAATTTCCCTATATGGCTGAGGTTGAACTCACCTATAAAGCGTCGCCGGAACGGACTCGTTGGTCCATCTGCTGCCCTGAGGATGCCTATGGAATGCTTATGGACATTTTCCCCGACGGAAGACTTGATCTAAAAGAGATCTTTTATCTCGTACTTCTGGATAATTCAAAAAACTGCCTGGGATTTTCAAAAATATCGGAAGGAGGAAAAACGGCCACCATCGTGGATGTTTCCGAGGTAGCTGTCACGGCTTTACTTGGGAATGCCAACTCTGTGGTTTTAGCACACAATCATCCGAGTTGCCATAAAAAATTCAGTACCGCTGACATACAACTCACCAAGCGGATAAAGGAAGCGCTAAAGATCTTAGGCATTGCCTTGGACGATCATATCCTGGTAACCCGGGACGGGTTCGTATCGATGCGAAACCGAGGATTAATGTAA
- a CDS encoding DUF932 domain-containing protein: MKLNNYFFDVEEQDISLIPDTDSTLKPISGYKAIVANIGGTERVVSVAKNSYQLIPNKDLINPFMDNLEKLKVDWFIDPSHSFCLAHRMRLQVTFPHVLVHDGQSEIPMSIYLHNSYDQSEGVRLYWGAIRSICSNGMIFGSVLGSLYARHTSGFSFDKLEDQFHSITDKITDVQTRIDQLKSRELEEAFIKELQKALGKKRLEAITSTDRLPDKSQWELLNDITYFISHEVPKPQRARLQLKTSKVFAL, from the coding sequence ATGAAATTAAACAACTACTTTTTCGATGTTGAGGAGCAGGATATTTCTCTGATCCCCGACACCGATTCCACCCTTAAACCCATATCCGGTTACAAAGCCATAGTGGCTAATATCGGAGGAACCGAGCGAGTCGTCTCTGTAGCCAAAAACAGTTACCAGCTCATCCCTAACAAAGACCTGATTAATCCCTTTATGGATAATCTGGAAAAGCTAAAAGTGGACTGGTTCATTGACCCGAGCCATAGCTTTTGTCTTGCACACCGGATGCGCCTGCAGGTGACCTTTCCGCACGTGTTAGTTCACGACGGGCAGTCGGAGATTCCGATGTCGATATATTTGCACAACTCTTACGACCAATCGGAAGGAGTACGATTATATTGGGGAGCCATCAGAAGCATCTGCAGTAACGGGATGATCTTTGGGTCTGTTCTTGGCTCGCTTTACGCCCGGCATACCTCCGGCTTTTCTTTCGATAAGCTCGAAGACCAGTTCCACAGCATCACTGATAAAATCACCGATGTACAGACTCGTATCGACCAGCTTAAATCAAGAGAGTTAGAAGAAGCTTTTATAAAGGAGCTTCAGAAAGCCCTTGGCAAAAAGCGGCTGGAAGCCATCACTTCTACCGACCGCCTACCGGACAAGTCGCAGTGGGAGCTGTTGAATGACATCACGTACTTCATTTCACACGAGGTGCCCAAGCCTCAACGGGCACGACTGCAACTAAAGACCTCAAAAGTCTTTGCCCTATGA
- a CDS encoding siphovirus Gp157 family protein: MNTTQPETPTTKESLFDIGEHFYALETLLIETEGEITEEIDQWLKEYEGKEEDKVDAYCYIIRKFEEIADEAQRLAERSQGYRKKVSSLKERLKLYLEYRCKEKVETSRFTVTVCGNGGLLPVKLHEDVSTESLPEQFIRVFKEPDMSRIREALLDGDEQAHLFAKIEPRGTHLRIK, translated from the coding sequence ATGAATACAACACAACCTGAAACACCTACCACCAAAGAATCCCTGTTCGACATCGGGGAGCACTTCTATGCCCTTGAGACTCTGCTTATTGAAACCGAAGGTGAAATCACCGAGGAAATAGATCAATGGCTCAAAGAGTACGAAGGCAAGGAAGAAGACAAAGTAGATGCCTACTGCTACATCATCCGAAAGTTTGAGGAGATCGCAGACGAAGCACAGCGGTTGGCCGAACGGTCACAAGGTTACCGGAAGAAGGTTAGCAGCCTCAAAGAACGACTGAAGCTATACCTGGAATACCGGTGCAAAGAAAAAGTAGAAACCTCAAGGTTTACCGTGACGGTCTGCGGCAACGGGGGCTTGCTCCCGGTCAAGTTACACGAAGACGTTTCTACTGAATCCCTCCCGGAACAATTCATTCGGGTTTTTAAAGAACCTGATATGAGCCGTATTCGAGAAGCCCTTCTTGACGGAGATGAACAAGCACACCTCTTTGCCAAAATAGAACCCAGAGGCACCCACCTCAGAATTAAATAA
- a CDS encoding ATP-binding protein, translated as MFTKATRKGSHIKLAITGPSGSGKTYSALRLAGGLMPNGKIALIDTENESASLYANDFEFDVSSAEAPYTIDKLVNPVKEALSQDYDVLIVDSASHFWNGILEYKDKLDKRGGNHFGNWAEANKQYDLFLRAILFSKIHVIVCMRSKMEYVIQENEKGKQIPQKVGMAPIMRDGVEYEFTAVFDLDMHHQAQTSKDRTNLFGEKIFQITEQTGVLLRDWLNESSGASETQREEPPIPEEVFFEHHE; from the coding sequence ATGTTTACGAAAGCAACACGAAAAGGAAGCCATATTAAACTGGCTATTACCGGACCAAGCGGTTCAGGTAAAACGTACTCAGCATTAAGACTGGCCGGCGGGCTAATGCCCAACGGCAAGATTGCACTTATCGATACGGAAAATGAAAGCGCCTCCCTGTACGCAAATGACTTTGAGTTTGATGTGAGCAGTGCAGAAGCTCCGTACACAATTGACAAACTTGTTAATCCGGTTAAGGAAGCGCTCAGTCAGGACTACGATGTGTTAATCGTAGATAGCGCGTCTCACTTCTGGAATGGTATTCTTGAATACAAGGATAAGCTTGACAAACGAGGCGGCAATCATTTTGGGAACTGGGCGGAAGCAAACAAACAGTATGATCTGTTTCTCAGGGCCATCCTCTTCTCTAAAATTCATGTAATTGTCTGTATGCGTTCTAAAATGGAATACGTTATTCAGGAGAACGAGAAAGGCAAGCAGATCCCCCAAAAGGTAGGAATGGCACCGATTATGCGGGATGGCGTAGAATACGAGTTCACGGCCGTATTTGACTTGGATATGCATCACCAGGCTCAGACCTCGAAAGACCGGACCAATCTTTTTGGTGAGAAGATCTTCCAGATAACCGAGCAGACCGGAGTACTGCTGCGGGACTGGCTGAATGAATCCTCCGGCGCTTCAGAGACTCAACGTGAAGAACCTCCCATCCCGGAAGAGGTATTCTTTGAGCATCATGAATAA
- a CDS encoding SOS response-associated peptidase, which translates to MCGRYVLYQELDDVNDFLNAIDSGRWRTPGKQGEFVFQPNYNVAPTNIMPVARVNEDGKRILEPMHWGFMGWKPKEGDRPFIPINTRDDKIMKSRMWKTPFLQRRCIVPANGFYEWTGPKGNKTPHFIHPTDGKLMGFAGIYSELAPENSEAGMSYSVITTDPNKVMEDIHDRMPVILHPEEFNDWLNPENDDPNFLKDFLKPYPEDGIEEYIVSQAVGNVRNNQPGLIEKADLFG; encoded by the coding sequence ATGTGTGGCCGATACGTTTTATACCAAGAGCTCGACGATGTAAATGACTTTCTCAATGCGATAGACAGTGGCCGATGGCGTACTCCAGGAAAACAAGGGGAGTTCGTCTTCCAGCCTAATTACAATGTAGCCCCGACTAATATCATGCCTGTGGCACGGGTTAATGAAGACGGAAAACGGATACTTGAACCCATGCACTGGGGATTTATGGGATGGAAACCTAAAGAAGGAGATCGCCCTTTCATTCCAATCAATACCAGGGATGATAAGATTATGAAAAGCCGGATGTGGAAGACTCCTTTTCTTCAGCGCAGGTGTATTGTCCCGGCCAATGGCTTTTATGAATGGACAGGCCCGAAAGGAAATAAAACCCCGCATTTTATCCATCCAACCGATGGAAAGTTAATGGGATTTGCAGGTATATACTCTGAACTTGCCCCTGAAAACTCTGAAGCCGGGATGTCTTATTCTGTTATTACCACAGACCCTAATAAAGTTATGGAAGATATTCATGACCGTATGCCGGTGATTTTGCATCCGGAAGAGTTTAATGACTGGCTTAACCCGGAAAATGATGATCCTAACTTCCTGAAGGATTTCCTGAAACCTTATCCTGAAGATGGTATTGAAGAGTACATTGTATCACAAGCGGTAGGTAATGTCAGAAATAACCAACCCGGGCTTATTGAAAAAGCTGATCTTTTTGGATAG
- a CDS encoding YbjQ family protein, which translates to MECDSCGKTISSWGARYGDLDTVFCKDCFDTPKAQKVINEKIKLEEDSQPEDDDYPDEIRKILLTTESNSSDLRIKKRLGIVTSECVLGMNIFRDVFAGVRDIFGGQSNASQKVLMDLKEKALLELKSRAYELGADAVIAIDLDYNEFSGGGKSMLFLVASGTAVKLHESDSEN; encoded by the coding sequence ATGGAATGTGATAGTTGTGGTAAAACAATTTCATCTTGGGGAGCTCGGTACGGTGATTTAGATACTGTTTTCTGCAAAGATTGTTTTGATACGCCAAAAGCTCAGAAAGTTATTAACGAAAAAATTAAGTTAGAAGAGGACTCACAACCTGAGGACGATGATTATCCAGATGAAATTAGAAAAATATTACTGACAACAGAATCGAATTCCTCGGACTTAAGAATCAAAAAACGTCTTGGAATTGTTACTTCAGAGTGTGTTTTAGGAATGAATATTTTTCGGGATGTTTTTGCAGGTGTAAGGGATATTTTTGGAGGACAAAGTAATGCATCTCAAAAAGTGTTAATGGATCTTAAAGAAAAAGCACTTTTAGAATTAAAAAGCAGAGCATACGAGCTTGGTGCAGATGCAGTAATAGCAATTGATTTAGACTACAATGAATTTTCTGGCGGTGGTAAATCCATGCTTTTTTTAGTAGCGAGTGGTACTGCAGTTAAACTTCATGAATCAGATTCTGAAAATTAA
- a CDS encoding AAA family ATPase, producing the protein MTEHSSKSNQSTIGDKLKALSQSHTFGQSLHVLRRDQIPSKFYVNSVDQEKWEEWIAQVEQEYQWLPENRITLMYDHPLSSDKRSYFLHLEHGITFRFDSEDECIRMFYDHESNAKTVEHFKKELKGLRRTDTKFEIGFLQSDLGSLRLKFRKFTPYEEDLTKFLADEVESLRKEMIASIGNKSDSGLYLLHGQPGTGKTSFIKTVLSRIKNKAIYITPGFAEHLSSPDLIGVLMDHPGSVLVIEDAETVLMKRQADNSNAVSNLLNLTDGFPADFLKLNIICTFNTNLDDIDPALLREGRLKGIHEFTKLTIPQAHELAGHLGKEIEITQPLTLAEVCNAGSLQRKLAVNGIGF; encoded by the coding sequence ATGACAGAGCATTCATCGAAATCAAATCAATCAACCATCGGGGATAAACTTAAAGCCCTTTCACAGTCTCATACTTTTGGCCAAAGCCTGCATGTACTGAGAAGAGATCAGATACCCAGTAAATTTTATGTGAACAGTGTGGACCAAGAGAAATGGGAAGAATGGATCGCACAGGTTGAACAAGAATATCAATGGTTGCCGGAGAACCGGATTACATTGATGTATGATCATCCACTATCCTCTGACAAGCGTAGTTACTTCCTTCATTTGGAACACGGAATTACGTTTCGGTTTGATTCTGAGGATGAATGCATTCGAATGTTTTATGATCATGAAAGTAACGCCAAAACCGTAGAACATTTTAAAAAAGAGCTAAAGGGACTCCGTAGAACAGATACTAAGTTTGAGATCGGGTTTTTACAAAGTGATTTGGGATCATTACGCCTCAAGTTTCGGAAATTCACTCCGTATGAAGAAGATCTCACGAAGTTTTTGGCAGATGAGGTGGAGAGCCTTAGAAAAGAGATGATCGCTTCCATTGGTAATAAGAGTGATAGCGGACTTTATCTCCTCCATGGGCAGCCGGGAACGGGAAAAACGTCTTTCATAAAAACGGTGCTGAGTAGAATCAAAAACAAAGCCATCTATATCACCCCAGGATTTGCTGAACATCTTTCATCACCGGATTTGATTGGGGTACTGATGGACCATCCAGGTAGTGTGCTGGTCATTGAGGATGCCGAAACGGTTCTCATGAAACGGCAGGCGGATAACTCCAATGCTGTCTCTAACCTACTGAACCTCACCGATGGTTTCCCGGCCGACTTTCTTAAGTTGAATATTATATGCACCTTCAACACCAACTTAGATGATATTGATCCGGCCCTGCTACGGGAAGGCCGGCTGAAGGGGATACATGAGTTCACCAAACTAACCATTCCACAGGCTCACGAGTTAGCCGGTCACCTCGGAAAAGAAATTGAAATCACTCAGCCTTTGACCTTAGCTGAAGTTTGTAATGCAGGGAGTTTGCAACGGAAGCTGGCGGTGAATGGTATCGGGTTTTAA